One Thermicanus aegyptius DSM 12793 DNA segment encodes these proteins:
- a CDS encoding LuxR C-terminal-related transcriptional regulator, translated as MAGFNIKAIEKKLFVEKTTVKTYIRRIAEKFNIENSIEALFRCIDDVNRQG; from the coding sequence ATCGCCGGCTTTAATATCAAAGCCATTGAGAAGAAACTTTTCGTAGAAAAAACGACGGTTAAAACCTATATTCGACGCATTGCGGAGAAGTTCAATATCGAAAATAGTATTGAAGCTTTGTTCCGCTGCATAGACGATGTGAATCGTCAAGGATGA
- a CDS encoding YgaP family membrane protein — protein MKVEKNVGTVDALFRITLGLTGLAWATARMVRRRSSGGAGLVAFLSAMKVAEGITRFCPLLAYFGMDSIAPGAQKSGESRRIQSSEGEGKREDEGKREIRGEIGLRGESGKYRSLRASLRRGEGSSNRREEQNDGSTNRKEDHSDGGTSWREGRHEGGTNRRGEDESL, from the coding sequence ATGAAAGTTGAAAAAAATGTAGGCACTGTGGACGCATTGTTCCGCATCACGCTTGGCTTGACCGGACTAGCCTGGGCCACCGCCAGAATGGTCCGCCGCCGCTCAAGCGGCGGGGCCGGTCTCGTCGCCTTCCTCTCGGCGATGAAAGTGGCGGAAGGTATCACCCGCTTTTGCCCCCTGCTCGCCTATTTCGGCATGGACAGCATCGCCCCAGGGGCACAAAAAAGTGGAGAATCTCGTCGGATTCAATCCTCGGAGGGCGAAGGAAAAAGGGAAGATGAGGGTAAGCGGGAAATCCGGGGGGAGATCGGACTGCGAGGGGAGTCTGGGAAATACCGCTCCCTGAGGGCAAGCCTGCGCCGCGGTGAAGGCAGCTCGAATAGGAGAGAAGAACAGAATGATGGCAGCACAAACAGGAAAGAAGACCATAGCGATGGCGGCACTTCCTGGAGAGAAGGCCGCCA